A single window of Actinomycetes bacterium DNA harbors:
- a CDS encoding AMP-binding protein, translated as MRPHRVEVPNTLADLPFLGAERFGQRPAQRFKRDGVWRDLTYAELRDSAREVGLGLVALGVRPGDRVCVLSETRPEWVQAELGIAAAGAVLVPIYPSSSPEECAWVIGNSGAVAVIFENAAQLAKIEQHRHRLPELRHAVVVDPAAAAAASLEQLRARGRDGDRSELERRTAGVRPDDPALIIYTSGTTGRPKGCVLTHRNMTACCRVTEELRVVGADAVAYLFLPLAHVFAQVVQLSVSSVGGVVAYCSGDASTIVPDCAEVRPTCMPSVPRIFEKVHALFASQVPADTLSKAVEVGLAVRRLERAGGPVPEQLRRGFEQVDTQLFAKVRAVFGGGADDDVGRSGVHAEVVHRAHDSAVERLTRRPAGPYIARLARYSPCPDLGARPDRGGSEM; from the coding sequence ATGCGACCGCATCGGGTGGAGGTTCCCAACACACTCGCTGACCTTCCCTTCCTCGGCGCCGAACGGTTCGGCCAACGTCCCGCGCAGCGCTTCAAGCGTGACGGCGTCTGGCGGGATCTGACCTACGCCGAGCTGCGCGACAGCGCCCGCGAGGTGGGCCTCGGGCTGGTCGCCCTTGGGGTCCGCCCCGGCGACCGGGTGTGCGTCCTCTCCGAGACGCGACCGGAATGGGTGCAGGCGGAGCTCGGCATCGCGGCTGCCGGTGCCGTGCTGGTACCGATCTACCCGTCCAGCTCGCCGGAGGAATGCGCGTGGGTGATCGGGAACTCCGGCGCGGTCGCGGTGATCTTCGAGAACGCCGCGCAGCTCGCAAAAATCGAGCAGCACCGCCACCGGCTGCCCGAGCTGCGGCATGCGGTCGTCGTCGACCCGGCCGCCGCGGCGGCCGCCAGCCTTGAGCAGCTCCGCGCACGCGGCCGTGATGGTGACCGGTCCGAGCTGGAGCGGCGGACCGCGGGCGTGCGACCAGACGACCCGGCCTTGATCATCTACACCTCCGGCACGACCGGCCGGCCGAAGGGCTGCGTGCTCACCCATCGCAACATGACCGCCTGCTGCCGGGTCACCGAGGAGCTCAGGGTCGTCGGGGCGGATGCCGTCGCGTACCTGTTCCTGCCCCTGGCGCATGTCTTCGCCCAAGTCGTGCAGCTGAGCGTCTCCAGCGTCGGCGGCGTGGTGGCGTACTGCAGCGGCGACGCGTCCACTATCGTGCCGGACTGCGCGGAGGTGCGGCCGACGTGCATGCCGTCGGTGCCGCGGATCTTCGAAAAGGTGCATGCCCTGTTCGCCAGTCAGGTGCCGGCCGACACGCTGTCGAAGGCGGTCGAGGTCGGGCTTGCCGTGCGCCGGCTCGAGCGTGCCGGGGGACCGGTGCCGGAGCAGCTGCGCCGCGGCTTCGAGCAGGTCGACACGCAGTTGTTCGCCAAGGTGCGCGCGGTGTTCGGCGGAGGTGCCGACGATGATGTCGGCCGCTCGGGCGTCCACGCCGAGGTCGTCCATCGCGCGCACGACTCCGCGGTGGAACGCCTCACCCGCCGTCCCGCCGGCCCCTATATTGCGCGTCTGGCTCGCTACAGCCCTTGTCCTGACCTCGGTGCCCGTCCGGATCGAGGAGGTTCCGAGATGTAA
- a CDS encoding saccharopine dehydrogenase NADP-binding domain-containing protein, translating to MTSHQQRELDIVVLGATGFTGALTAEYLAAHGPGATRWAVAGRNRGKLEALRDRLGVDVQILEADISDQASLRRMAEASRVVVTTVGPYLRYGEPVVAACAEAGTDYVDLTGEPEFVDRMYVRHHATAERTGARLVHACGFDSVPHDLGTLFTVQQLPQERPIRVRGYVSAGGLPSGGTVDSAVTSFSRFRQAAAAHAERRRTEPSDPTRRVRAVPGRPGYDRDLRAWVLPLPSIDPQIVVRSARALDRYGPDFSYSHFVAVGNPVVAAALTAGVAGTFALAQLPPTRKLLLQLRPSGAGPTAEQRDKAWFRVRFIGEAGRRRVVTEVAGGDPGYAETSKMLAESALCLANDALPQAAGQVTTAVAMGEALRARLEKAGISFRVLQSDEGPEPGGGREPRPR from the coding sequence GTGACGAGTCACCAGCAGCGTGAACTGGACATCGTCGTTCTTGGCGCGACGGGCTTCACCGGCGCCTTGACGGCGGAGTACCTGGCTGCTCATGGGCCAGGCGCGACCCGATGGGCGGTCGCCGGGCGGAACCGGGGCAAGCTGGAGGCGCTACGCGACCGGCTCGGCGTCGACGTCCAGATCCTCGAGGCCGACATCAGCGACCAGGCCTCCCTGCGGCGTATGGCCGAGGCGTCCCGCGTGGTCGTCACCACGGTCGGGCCGTACCTCCGATACGGCGAACCGGTGGTCGCCGCCTGTGCCGAGGCCGGCACCGACTACGTCGACCTCACCGGCGAGCCGGAATTCGTCGACCGGATGTATGTGCGTCACCACGCGACGGCGGAGCGGACGGGCGCTCGCCTGGTCCACGCCTGCGGCTTCGACTCCGTCCCGCACGACCTCGGCACCCTGTTCACGGTCCAGCAACTGCCACAGGAGCGGCCGATCCGGGTGCGCGGGTACGTCAGCGCGGGCGGGCTCCCCTCCGGCGGGACGGTGGACTCCGCCGTCACGTCCTTCTCACGATTCCGCCAGGCGGCTGCGGCTCATGCCGAACGGCGGCGAACCGAGCCCAGCGACCCCACCCGGCGGGTGCGCGCGGTCCCGGGCCGGCCAGGCTATGACCGCGACCTGCGGGCGTGGGTGCTGCCGCTGCCCTCGATCGACCCGCAGATCGTGGTCCGCTCGGCCCGGGCGCTTGACCGTTACGGGCCCGACTTCTCCTACAGCCACTTCGTTGCGGTCGGGAATCCGGTGGTCGCGGCGGCCCTGACCGCCGGAGTGGCAGGAACCTTCGCACTGGCTCAGTTGCCGCCGACCCGCAAGCTGCTGCTCCAGCTCCGGCCATCCGGCGCTGGCCCAACCGCCGAACAGCGGGACAAGGCCTGGTTTCGTGTGCGGTTCATTGGCGAGGCTGGCCGCCGGCGCGTCGTCACCGAGGTGGCCGGCGGCGATCCCGGGTATGCCGAAACCTCCAAGATGCTGGCCGAGTCCGCGCTGTGCCTGGCAAACGACGCGCTGCCGCAGGCCGCGGGACAGGTCACCACGGCCGTCGCCATGGGGGAGGCACTGCGTGCACGGCTAGAGAAGGCGGGCATCTCGTTCCGGGTGCTCCAGAGCGACGAGGGTCCTGAGCCGGGAGGAGGTCGAGAGCCACGTCCTCGGTGA